In the genome of Streptomyces sp. P3, the window CGCTGGAACCGGGGCAACCCCGCGGACAGTTGCGCGCAGACGGGATCGGCACGCCGGTGGAAGTCCGTGAAACGGTCCAGGACCCGTGCGTCGTAGGCGGCGTCGGTGTGGTCGTTCATCGTCATGACGCCGTCGGCGGTGCGCGTCTGCCATGCCGTGCAGAGGTCGAGCAGTTCGGGATTGAGGACGAGGAACCGCTCGAACGCCGCGGTCACCGTGGCCCTGGCGCCGGTCCTCGCCAGCTCGTCGGCGATCCTTTCCGCGTCAGCGGTCCGGCCGGCCTCCGTGAGGCCCCATCCGCCGAAGTCGCCCGGGGTACGGGTGACGAGTCCCGCGACGGCGAGGTCGATCAACTCCGACTCCACGTCGGACTCGGCGAGCCCGGTCACCGCGGCGACCGCCGCCCGGCCGGAGAAGCCGGCGCAGCGCAGGGAGTGGAGCACCAGCAGGCCGGTGCCGGACGGCTGGGACGAAACGCGCTGCGTCATGGTGCGGCCCCATCGGGTGCGGTGTGGGAGAGGTACGGGCTCGGGCGGCCTGCGGAGGCGGTGGCGGCGGCATGTCCGGCGCCCCTGCCGTGGGCCCGGGCGACGAGCGTCCGCTGGCTTACGCGCACCGCGTGTTCGGCGGCGTCGTCGGCGTCCGGTACGCCGAGGGCGGACGCCAGCCGGCCGCCGTCGTCGAGGACGAGACGCAGACGCGGCCGTGCGTCCGGGGCGAACACCCGCCGCAGGCACCCGGCGAAGTCGTCGATCCGCAGCCGTACGAGGCGTCCGGTCTCGGCCGGGTCGGCCGTCGCCACGGCCACCGTGACCAGGTCACCGGCTCGTGCGGCACGGAAGCACTCCTCGACGGCCTCCAGCCGGTGGCTGCCGAGGACCACGATGACGCCGTCCTCGTCGAACCCGACCGGGCGGCCGCTGATCAGATCCCGCAGCTCGTCCGGCGGGGTCCACGGCTCGCGGCAGGCCTGGGCCGGGGAGATGTGGGGCAGGTGCGGGGGATCCCAGCGGTCGGCGAGTGCGAGGTCGCCGAGATGCGCGCAGGCATCGGCGATGTCGAAGGGATCGCCGGACACGAGCGACGGACCGACCGACGCGCCCGGCCCGTCCAGCAGTCTCAGCACCAAGTCCGCCCGCCGTACCTGCCGGACCGGGCG includes:
- a CDS encoding transcriptional regulator — encoded protein: MTQRVSSQPSGTGLLVLHSLRCAGFSGRAAVAAVTGLAESDVESELIDLAVAGLVTRTPGDFGGWGLTEAGRTADAERIADELARTGARATVTAAFERFLVLNPELLDLCTAWQTRTADGVMTMNDHTDAAYDARVLDRFTDFHRRADPVCAQLSAGLPRFQRYPVRLTAALARAKGGEREHLTDSTTSYHSVWFQLHEDLLATLGIPRH
- a CDS encoding helix-turn-helix domain-containing protein, which produces MVRLSRAQQQERTRATVLAAARAEFTERGYAAAKVDEIADRAELTRGAVYSNFPSKRALYLAVLGDMADRAEVAEPGVTVEVPSAVPSTAPSLAEALGAFARARLERLPLVGDAPLGHLQLRSLAGVLDDEPIRTAFGQVTRLEALLLALALESRTPAGTRPVRQVRRADLVLRLLDGPGASVGPSLVSGDPFDIADACAHLGDLALADRWDPPHLPHISPAQACREPWTPPDELRDLISGRPVGFDEDGVIVVLGSHRLEAVEECFRAARAGDLVTVAVATADPAETGRLVRLRIDDFAGCLRRVFAPDARPRLRLVLDDGGRLASALGVPDADDAAEHAVRVSQRTLVARAHGRGAGHAAATASAGRPSPYLSHTAPDGAAP